One stretch of Caldalkalibacillus uzonensis DNA includes these proteins:
- the spoIIIAB gene encoding stage III sporulation protein SpoIIIAB — MLKLLGSILIISATTLTGFYMAWRLGERTKQLRQLQMCLQMLETEIYYGSTPLAVAFRRLGQQDRGVVPALFARCAYYLEHLDGQTTWTCWQRALTEAEGELALRSVEKEWLEHFGKVVGGSDREDQHKHLRLMLAQFGKAEKEAEAEQAKHEKMYKTLGVLSGLMIVILML; from the coding sequence ATGCTTAAACTGCTGGGCTCAATCCTCATTATCTCTGCCACTACGCTAACCGGTTTTTACATGGCCTGGCGGCTTGGAGAAAGGACGAAGCAACTGCGGCAACTGCAGATGTGTCTGCAAATGTTGGAGACAGAAATTTACTATGGTTCTACCCCGCTGGCCGTTGCTTTTAGGCGCTTAGGACAGCAGGATCGAGGAGTGGTTCCGGCTTTATTTGCCCGCTGTGCCTATTATTTGGAGCACTTGGATGGGCAGACCACATGGACATGCTGGCAGCGTGCGCTGACTGAAGCAGAAGGCGAGCTGGCCTTAAGAAGCGTGGAAAAGGAGTGGCTAGAGCATTTTGGAAAAGTGGTGGGAGGATCTGACCGTGAAGATCAGCATAAGCATTTACGGTTAATGTTGGCCCAATTTGGCAAAGCGGAGAAGGAAGCCGAGGCTGAACAGGCAAAACATGAAAAAATGTACAAAACACTGGGTGTGTTATCTGGCTTAATGATTGTCATTTTAATGCTGTAG
- the efp gene encoding elongation factor P — MISTSDFRNGLTIELDGEVWQIIEFQHVKPGKGAAFVRSKLKNLRSGVIQEHTFRTTEKIARAHVETRKMQYLYNSGDEFTFMDTETYEQITLSRKQLEHELKFLLENMIVNVILYKGESLSVELPNTVELKVVETEPGIKGDTASGGTKPAKLETGLVVQVPFFVNEGDTLVIDTRKGEYVSRA, encoded by the coding sequence ATGATTTCAACTTCAGATTTTCGCAACGGGTTAACCATTGAACTGGATGGTGAGGTATGGCAAATTATTGAATTCCAGCATGTTAAGCCAGGGAAAGGAGCTGCCTTCGTCCGTTCCAAATTAAAAAATCTGAGAAGCGGCGTGATTCAGGAGCACACCTTCCGCACAACTGAAAAAATTGCCAGAGCCCATGTGGAAACACGTAAAATGCAGTACCTGTACAACTCCGGGGATGAATTTACGTTTATGGATACGGAGACTTACGAACAAATCACACTCAGCCGCAAACAACTGGAGCATGAACTAAAGTTCCTGTTGGAAAACATGATTGTCAACGTCATCTTGTACAAAGGGGAGAGCTTGAGCGTGGAGCTGCCCAACACCGTTGAGTTAAAAGTGGTTGAAACGGAGCCGGGAATCAAAGGGGATACGGCTTCGGGCGGCACCAAGCCGGCCAAACTGGAAACCGGACTGGTTGTGCAAGTGCCTTTCTTTGTTAATGAAGGGGACACCCTGGTTATTGACACAAGGAAAGGGGAATATGTCTCTCGCGCCTAA
- the spoIIIAD gene encoding stage III sporulation protein AD, whose product MEIIQIVGVGLVACVLALVLKEQKPVFAFLLATFTGVLIFFFLIGKIYDVIRVLERLAVEGGLNLIYLKTILQIIGIAYIAEFAAQITRDAGQGAIASKIELAGKVLIMFMAIPIITVIIETVINLIPS is encoded by the coding sequence ATGGAGATTATTCAGATTGTTGGTGTCGGGCTGGTGGCTTGTGTTTTGGCTCTCGTTTTAAAGGAGCAAAAGCCCGTATTTGCTTTTTTGCTGGCCACGTTTACCGGGGTGCTGATCTTTTTCTTTCTGATCGGCAAAATTTATGATGTGATTCGGGTTTTAGAGCGCCTGGCCGTTGAAGGCGGCCTCAATTTAATTTATCTCAAAACCATTTTGCAGATTATTGGCATTGCTTATATTGCCGAATTTGCCGCCCAAATCACCCGTGATGCAGGACAAGGTGCCATTGCCTCAAAGATTGAACTGGCCGGGAAAGTGCTGATCATGTTCATGGCCATTCCCATTATCACGGTGATCATTGAGACGGTGATTAACCTGATTCCCTCTTAA
- a CDS encoding YqhV family protein yields the protein MIFIIDKVIVVMASLRLVSGLIEMIAGFLILKLNSVEKAMMVNAFLAMIGPLFFITSMTLGLVHLAGKMPYSKLVLIGTGVGLIILGLRK from the coding sequence ATGATCTTTATTATTGATAAAGTGATCGTGGTCATGGCCAGTTTGCGTTTGGTTTCAGGCCTGATCGAAATGATAGCCGGATTTCTGATTCTAAAACTTAACTCTGTGGAAAAAGCAATGATGGTCAATGCCTTTTTGGCCATGATCGGCCCATTGTTTTTTATCACCAGCATGACCTTGGGGCTGGTCCATTTGGCCGGTAAAATGCCTTACTCCAAATTGGTGTTGATCGGAACGGGAGTGGGGTTGATTATCTTGGGCTTAAGGAAGTAG
- the spoIIIAA gene encoding stage III sporulation protein AA, whose amino-acid sequence MDKDGGVSMDSRLLACFSQRIKHAVVRIPSDVQAKIEEIRIRINQPVEIWVQNQSYFLTEAGRLSRSASQGLLATPEDGQKILNLVSRHSIYAIEEELKRGYITILGGHRVGIAGRAVVDRGRIQHMKHIRFFNFRVAREVKGIAEEILPYLIDKQQPLNTLIVSPPQCGKTTLLRDIIRVFSYGHDVHNFDGFKVGVVDERSEIASCLDGMPQHDLGPRVDVLDACPKAEGMMMLIRSMSPQVIACDEIGSEQDTRAVLEALHAGVAIVATAHGSRIEDVKQRPGLAPLFHTSVFERFVVLSHRKGAGTIEAITDAEGRRFYPPSLRGMHYA is encoded by the coding sequence GTGGACAAAGACGGGGGAGTGTCCATGGACAGCCGCTTGTTAGCCTGTTTTTCCCAACGAATCAAGCATGCTGTGGTACGCATTCCCAGCGATGTACAAGCCAAAATAGAAGAAATTCGCATTCGTATCAACCAGCCTGTTGAAATATGGGTTCAAAACCAATCTTACTTCTTAACGGAAGCAGGGAGGCTGAGTCGCTCAGCGTCCCAGGGCTTGCTGGCTACACCCGAGGATGGTCAGAAGATCCTTAATTTAGTCAGCCGGCATTCCATTTATGCCATTGAAGAAGAACTGAAGAGAGGATACATCACCATTTTGGGAGGACATAGAGTGGGTATCGCCGGACGCGCTGTGGTCGATAGGGGACGTATTCAACATATGAAGCACATCCGTTTCTTTAATTTTAGGGTGGCACGGGAAGTGAAAGGGATTGCCGAAGAGATCCTGCCTTACTTGATTGACAAGCAGCAGCCGCTCAACACGCTGATTGTTTCTCCACCCCAGTGCGGTAAAACAACCCTTTTAAGGGATATTATCCGGGTATTCAGTTACGGGCATGACGTGCATAATTTTGACGGGTTTAAGGTGGGCGTCGTGGATGAGCGTTCTGAGATTGCCAGTTGCCTTGATGGCATGCCCCAGCATGATTTGGGGCCAAGGGTGGATGTGTTGGATGCTTGTCCCAAGGCAGAAGGGATGATGATGCTCATTCGGTCCATGAGTCCCCAAGTGATTGCCTGTGATGAGATTGGCAGTGAGCAGGATACCCGGGCGGTCTTGGAGGCGCTCCATGCAGGCGTGGCGATCGTGGCAACGGCACATGGGTCACGAATTGAAGACGTCAAACAGCGCCCCGGGCTTGCCCCCTTATTCCACACTTCCGTTTTTGAGCGGTTTGTGGTGTTAAGTCACCGCAAGGGTGCAGGTACCATTGAAGCCATCACCGATGCTGAGGGACGGAGATTCTACCCGCCCTCTTTAAGAGGGATGCACTATGCTTAA
- the spoIIIAC gene encoding stage III sporulation protein AC has product MEADINTLFQIAGIGIIVAMVSTVLESAGKKDIAQWVSVIGFIVVLYMVASWIHDLFQTIKSVFLFQ; this is encoded by the coding sequence ATGGAAGCAGACATTAACACATTATTTCAAATCGCAGGCATTGGCATTATTGTGGCTATGGTTTCAACGGTGTTGGAATCGGCAGGAAAGAAGGACATTGCCCAATGGGTGAGTGTGATCGGCTTCATCGTGGTGTTGTACATGGTGGCCAGCTGGATTCATGACTTGTTTCAAACGATTAAATCGGTCTTCCTCTTTCAATGA
- a CDS encoding alpha/beta fold hydrolase has product MGYLPTDSGHMYYEVEGNGFPLVFIHGMGLSHVNWRAQVDFFKHRGFKTVTIDTRGHGKSSPTHSSEGKRTPVNHLQANTRDLYQLLNKLEIEECFLVGYSTGTLIAQQFVTHYPERVKGTVISGAFPKISNLYLWGKFTAGLGLTSLNATHLLSRLVARSNGKDEAQITAFRIEASKVDRDEAIGLLKDALAFDCRDALPKIKTPILVTYGGNERHMMKYRHDYLTLCPAAEVVLFPEVNHATMTKKTESYNKVLLDFFQTILEHRDNYFLKPKIINPTPVPINTNLE; this is encoded by the coding sequence ATGGGATATTTGCCCACAGACAGCGGACACATGTATTATGAAGTGGAAGGCAACGGTTTCCCCCTGGTTTTCATTCACGGGATGGGACTTTCCCATGTGAACTGGCGTGCTCAGGTTGATTTCTTTAAACACAGAGGATTTAAGACAGTCACCATTGACACCCGTGGCCATGGCAAAAGCAGCCCCACCCATTCCTCTGAAGGGAAGAGGACACCTGTCAACCATTTACAAGCGAATACCCGTGATCTGTATCAATTATTAAACAAGCTGGAAATCGAAGAATGTTTCCTGGTCGGCTATTCAACCGGGACCCTGATCGCCCAGCAATTTGTTACTCACTATCCCGAAAGAGTAAAGGGAACGGTGATCAGCGGAGCATTTCCCAAAATCAGCAATCTGTATTTGTGGGGCAAGTTTACAGCCGGGTTAGGCTTGACCTCTCTTAATGCCACACATCTATTGTCCAGACTTGTGGCCCGGTCCAACGGTAAAGACGAGGCGCAAATCACAGCCTTCAGAATAGAGGCCAGCAAGGTGGACAGGGACGAGGCTATCGGCTTGCTCAAAGATGCTCTGGCTTTCGATTGCCGGGATGCCTTGCCAAAAATAAAAACCCCCATACTCGTCACGTATGGAGGAAACGAACGGCATATGATGAAGTATCGCCATGATTACCTCACCCTCTGCCCTGCTGCCGAGGTAGTCCTTTTTCCTGAAGTGAATCATGCTACAATGACGAAAAAGACAGAGAGCTACAACAAGGTTTTGCTGGACTTTTTCCAGACTATTTTAGAACACCGCGACAACTACTTCCTTAAGCCCAAGATAATCAACCCCACTCCCGTTCCGATCAACACCAATTTGGAGTAA